tattaatttaatttaatttcttgcAACAAACCTATAAAGTAAGTTccatttttatccccattttataaatgtagaaaCTATCCAGgcttttgttatattattttatgtgctttctttttgcatttttctcaaattaaatCATATTGCTACCTGCCAGGAGAAAGGGGGTTTCAAGTTGAGTTCAGGGAGCTGGTTTAAAAAGAACTGTAATTCCTGTTAGTAGGAAGGATTGACATAAACAATTCTCAACTAGACTTAAAAAGACTGAGTTTTAGACATAGCTTTGGGACTTCCCTTGGGTGTGAAACCCCAACTGAAAATAAGATGGTTGATTTGATGAGTAAAGAATGCTTCACAAATTTAGAATTAGAAACATGTTTAAACGCTTTAACCTAGCTACTACATGTGGAGAGAAGCAAAGAGCAGTTACAAAGACTCCCTGAGATTGTATAGTGTGATATAAATAACCTGCCTGAAAAGCCTACGGGTAGAATTAagatttgaaaatacttttttgcgtctttttaaaaatatttatttatttgattggggtgacattggtcaacatgaacacatagttttcaggtgtgggtttctatgttataagatctgtatattgcattgtgtgcccgcCACCCAAAGTAAAACCTTCTCCTGTCACCACATATTAGAACTCCCTTCTTTCCCCAACCCCttctctctggcaatcaccatactgctgtttatgttcacaaatttcagttttatatctcacatatgagtgaaatcatatagatcttagctttttctgacttatttcacttagcatgatgttctcaaggtccatccatgttgttgcaaatggcattctttcattcttttttatggctgagtagtgttgtattatgtatatgtaccacatcttctttatccagtcctctatcatggacactggttgtttccatgttttggccactgtgaaaaatgctgcaaagaacataggggtgcatatgtctttgcaaatacatgattttgagtttttaatttttatacccaggagagggattgctgggtattatggtagctctattcttaattttttgaggactggCCATACTGGATTCCATAGTGGATGTATCAGTTTATATATagacagataatttttgacaaaggagccagacacacacaatggaataaagagagtttcttcaataaatgttgctgggaaaattgaaaagccacatacaaacaaatgaaactggattacagtttgtccccatgtacaaaattgaatttaaaatgaagcaaagacctaaatataagaccccaAACAATAATCACATAGAAGATAATATAGGTACCAAGCCTATGGGCCTTGGCCATAGAGgatattttatgaacttgaccccaaagacaagggaagtaaaggcaaaaaaaaaaaaaaaaatgagtgggactatatcaaactaaaaagcttctgcacagcaaaagaaactgacaacaaaacaaaaataaccagcaagatgggagatgatatttgcaaaaagTAGCTCCAACAaaagtttaatttccaaaatgtataaaaaattcataaagctcaacaccaaacaaacaacccaatcaaaaagtggtcAGAGGGCCTGAAAACCTGCCTCTCCCAAGAAGGCATACAAACAGCcagtagatatatgaaaagatgtccaacCCCACCAGCagttagggaaatacaaataaaaactacaatgagataccaccttacacctgttagagtgCCCATTATCAACaggacaagcaataacaagtattggagaggttgtggaaaaaagggaaccctcatttactgctggtgggaatgtagactggtacaatcACTATGAAAAGACTTTTGAAAGGAAAtacagctctagccggtttggctcagtggagagagcgtgagcctgtggactaaagggtcccaggttcaattcctgccaagggcacatgcccaggatgcacgCTCAATCCCTGCCTTCTGCCATtagggggcctacaggaggcagccaatcaatgattctctctcaccattgatgtttctatctctttctcccttcctctctgtaatcaataaaaaatatattaaaaaggaaacacATATTTGAGTGAACATTATTTCCATTGAGGATGGATATTGGGGAAAACCAAATGATAATAAAGATCCAGGATGATAACTGTCATATAAAAATTCTAACTGATTAATTACATTTGACTTTAGAATACTAGTAATGATATAAACATGTATAAATATTCCAAATTAAAGACTTTTTTGGCATAGTATTTGGGTAGATTAAAGTATATTTGCTTCCCAGTGTCTTTGACTGGagtgatttaaataaaattttattgattgattttagagagagaagaagggagagagcgaaacatcaatttgttgttccacttatttatgcattcattggttgactcttgtatgtgtcctgactaggaattgaacctacaaccttggtgtatcaggacgactctctaaccaactgagctactgccCAGGGCTGGAGTGATTTCTTTTAAGGGAGAAAGATATTTCTTATTCCATATATTTCCTTCAGGAGGAATCTAATATTTACTGTGTTCATGACTTTATTAACTCTATTAACTTTAGTGTCCGTAAAGTAGGTATGTATAGAAACAGGTAAATACCCaagaaatcaatggggaaaaattcCTCTGAGGTACTGAGTTTGCCACCTCTCCTTAAGTATAAATGCTTTACTTTGATTTCACTGAATCCAAAATATAGACTCAGCACTGGTTGCCTGTGTAGTTGTTTCATTACTCTGAGCATCTCTTCTTTTTCAGGAGGTGTCTCAACCCCATGGAACTAAAGAATCTAACACGTGTCTCAGAATTCTTCCTCCTGGGTCTCTCAGATGACCTggacctgcagcctctgctcttgGGGCTCTTCCTGTCCATGTACCTGGTTGCCGTGTTGGGGAACATGCTCATCATCCTGACTGTCAGCtctgactcccacctccacacccccatgtacttcttcctctgcaACCTGTCCTTGGCTGACATTGGTTTCATTTCTACCACTGTTCCAAAGATGATTGTGGACATCCAGACTCACAGCAGAGTCATCTCCTATGGGGGCTGCCTGACACAGATGTCTGTTTTTATCCTTTTTGGATGTACGGATAACATACTTCTGActgtgatggcctatgaccggtTTGTGGCCATCTGTCACCCTCTGCACTACTCAGCCATCATGAACCCACGCCTCTGTTGCTTCTTAGTTTTGGTGTCATTTTCCAGCAGCCTTTTGGACTCCCAGCTGCACAATTTGATTGTATTACAGTTTACCTGCTTCAAGGATGTAAAAATGTCTAATTTCTTCTGTGATCCTTCTCAGCTCCTTCGTCTTGCCTGTTGTGACACCATCACCAATGACATAGTCATGTACTTTGTTGGCGCCATCTTTGGTGGTGTTCCACTCACAGGGATCTTTTGCTCTTACTATAAAATTGTTTCCTCCATTCTGAGAGTTTCATCGATAGGTGGGAAGTATAAAGCCTTCTCCACCTGTGGTTCTCACCTGTCAgttgtttgcttattttatatAACAGGTATTGGAGATTATTTTGGATCAACACTGTTGACTTCCCCCAGGAAAGACATGCTGGTCTCAGTCATGTACACTGTAGTTACCCCCATGCTGAACCCTTTCATTTACAGTATGAGGAACAGGGACATTAAGAGTGCCCTGTGGAGGCTCTACAGCAGAATAATCTAATGTGAATATCTCTGCAATCCCTTTTGGAATATGATTGGTAAAACTAACAAAACCAAACAGGTAGACCAGTGAATACTCTTTCCTTGGTCACATTCTTTTTTTGTCTCATAGTTTTCATTCCTCTCCATGCCTCGCATATGAACTTTACATCTTTTGATTTGTCTTTAATTGAATTGGCATAGTATCCTGGGATCCTTTGTACATCATAGTAAATGAATGAGAGGTTCTCCTCATTGATTCTGATATCCAGGTGAAATGCACAATTTTCTTAGTATATACTTAAACTTTACTTCTTTCCCCATAATTTTAGAGTATTTTCCATACAAAATTTGCGTCTGTCAAATATATGTATTCAGATAATTTCTGAGGAATGAAGTTCACTGGTTTTAAGTTGTGGATTTTATTGGAATGCCTTGGGCGTTCTATAAACACTGATGACTGGGTCTGTTGGAGGAGTTTATGAAGAAGATGCAACTGCCAGTGGACCCAAGAGCTGGACTGTGGAATCAGTGACCTTTAACCCTCTCCCCTGTTCTTGGATTGTTCATCTCACTTGCCTACCATGAGCTAGAAGCTAGCCTCAGGAGACTATCTGGATGTATACATGACTGAATGCAGTTGGATCAtcaagcctcagagggaaggcaggggagagtggatgCGGGGGAGGGGTgcacagagaagggaggaagagatcaaccaatgaactcatatgcgtatatgaataacccatagacacagactaAAGGGTGGTGAAGTCTTGGGGGGGGCGTGGGAGTGtgcaatgggggggaaaagtacatatgcaatactttcaacaataaagatttattttgttaaaaaggcctttactgtatataaatgtttaacatTTGGTGCATGTGGAACACATTCCTAGAAATGTACAATCTTCCAAAAACGGAATCAGGggaaaaaatctgaatagacagattacaactaatgaaattgaagcagtaagaaaaaactcccaacaaacaaaagatgtctcaataaatttaagaagtttgatatcatatcaagcatcttctccgACCATAATAGTATAAGACTAGAAACTAAtcacaaggggaaaaaaagaaaaccaaagaaagACATGAATGCTAAATAatatgttactaaacaataaatggTTTAATGGGGAGATcagggaggaaataaaaagatACCTGAAAACGAACAGCAAAAACAGTCTCAAGTCATAATTTGTAGCATTACagacctatctcaagaaacaagaaaaatctgaaataaataatctaaatttACACTCActggaactagaaaaagaacaaaaagcaaagcccaaagtgagtaaaagaaaggaaacaatatagattagagcagaaatacatacaatagagtctaaaaaaatacaaaagttcaATGACACCAagagctgtttttttttaaaaaaaaagatcaacaagattgacaaactttTAATCAGACttatcaagaaataaagagaggaccaatataaagaaaatcagaaattaaagaggagCCATAACAACTTACTCCACAGAAATGCAAGGGATACTAAGAAAATAGTAGGAACAAATATATCCCAACAAATAAAACAATCTGGATGACATGAACACATTCCTAGAAATGTACAATTTTCCAAAACTTAATTaggaaaaagaaatctgaatagacagattgcaactaatgaaattgaagcagtaaccaaaaactctcagcaaacagaAGTCCTGGACCGGATTACGTCCCAAGTGAATTTTACCAActgtttaaagaagaattaaaccAATTCTTCTCAAAtgattccaaaaaattcaagaaaagagAAGACTCCCTAGCTCTTTTaaagaggccagcattatcctgattcCAAATCCAGATAAAGACTGTACAACGAATGAAAATTatagccaatatccctgatgaacagagATGTtaaattcctcaacaaaatattagcaaatggaaTTCAGAgacacattaaaaagattatgCACTCCAATttagtggaatttattccagggatgcaaggttggtacaacagTCAGAAGTCAATAAACCTGGgacatcatataaacaaaatgaaggataaaaaccgCATGATCCTGCcaataggtgcagaaaaagcattcgataTAATGCTGCACCCTTTTATGACAAAaactcagtaaagtgggaatagagggaacacaCCTCAGCATGATAAAGgtcataaaaacaaaagaaatttgcCGTAGCTGTGTGATTgagttgtttggagcattgtcccatacaccaaaaggttgcaagttcgattccctgccagggtacatacctagggtgtgggttcaatccctggtcagggtgcatgcaggaggcaaccaactgatgtgtctcacatcaatgtctctctcactttttcctgtcctctctctctaaaattaataaaaatataccattggtgaagatttacaaaaaacaaacaaggaagTTTTATCTCTTATGACAgaatggatgaacctggagagtactttttttaagcttttccctttattttcttttattatatattttttagcctggagagtattatgctatgtgaaataggtcagtcagagaaagaaaactaccacattatttcacttatatgtggaatctaatgaacaaaataaatggaaatagactcatagattcaGACGACAGACTGAGAGCTGTCAGAAGGCAAGGGTTTGGGGGgctgtgaaaaaggtgaagggattaagcataaaaaccataaattaaaaaatagagaaagaaaagacaagatgACTGCAGCCCTACATGCAGAACACAGACATCTGTGAAAACCCCCATAGGATTTAAGAAAATTGTCTATTTGGTATATCAAAATAGATGGTTGTCTAATGTACCAATATGCATAAATTCCACAGAAAAAGTAGAACTTTGATTGTCTTtctaaataacaaaagaaaaaacacatctGAACACATAAAATCCACAACCCCAAAGCTAGACTATagagaaaaaaggaagtttcTCTTTAGGGgcataaatattaaatgagaaaatagaaatgagATCATATTCTTGGTATAGAAAACATAATTATCCTTCCATGGAATGGTCAGTTCAATGAATGTGCAGACATACAAGTCACACATTGCTGCttttcaattgaaaaaaattgtttaaatttataaaattcctGCAACTTGGAAGTGAGAAATACAGGGGAGCTTTCTCCTGAGAACAGGAAGGCCTCAAACCTGAAAAACTACATTCCCTTTTTCTCTACTATTAACAACAGCAAGTCCTCAGACATTGGGATAACTCGGACCCATTTGACTAATTATGAGCTCTGGGCATTGAGCTCCCAGGGccatgcagcaatagataaccagCTGTGCCTCCAGCCCTTCAGGTTCCTGTCTCAGTCCAGGGGGCTTCACATCTGAGTCTTCTCCTCTCGCATCCACTGCATCAGGAGCCCATGACTAACTCTGACGTCCTGATGGAATCTGAACCTTCATTGCATGCCAGGCAGGACAATGGCAGTGGATTCCCACTCCTTGGTCAGACTCCAGCAGAGACAGAACTGCCCAGTGAGTACTGTGGAGGCGCTGGATGGAGAAGGGACTGTCaggagcttttctttttttcatcattaGGACAAACAGGAGAGTTGGGACAAACAGCTGGGAGGGCACCAGTATGGAACGTTTCAGATATTTTTGTCCTTAAAAGGGTAGAATCTGAATAGCTGGAGGGAAACATCTGAGTCTCATTGTTCTGATCCCCCAGGGCCTATACTCTGTGTAGCAGAGACAACAACAGCCTCTGCTAAATACTGAAGAGACTCTTCCTTGGGTCTCAGAAACAGAGCGTGGGCGATAAGGCTTCCACAGCCCAGTGCTTTCTCTCCTGTACTCTCCCCCCTTCCAGCAATGCCTCCTCTcctggggctggcagaggagaaaaCAGTGTTTGTGTGCATCTATGTGCAGATTTTCTAAGAAaactttcatttccatttagtaGAATCCACAGatttaaatacaaagagaaatggtggagattttcataaaaatgaaaaaacaaaaaaagagagggaaagagaaagggaaggaaatccTGTTGTGTGGACTGAGGCACATTTCAGGATGTCCACTCATTCCATGAGTGAGTTACCTGGCACATGATAGGCTTTCATCTCTCTCTACCGTATCATAGAATAAAATGTCGTCCTTCAGTCTTTCCTGGGGTTGATTTTCATCAAAAAACCCACTCTTCCAATCTGATTTAAAGACCATCAGCGAATGTCTATAAGGGCAAACCTCTCTTTGGCACCACACATTTCGCAGAGACGGGTGCTGTTCTCCCATTTCTATGTAAGAGATACCAGCACAGACAGGTGGAAGGACTTATCCACACTTCCCATttgtggtgacagctgtgagacTCAGACACAGGTCTCCTgattcccaccccaggctctgTCCCCTCCACTGCAGCACAATGATTGTTTCTTTCCAAACCAGCTTTAGTCTCAGATGAGCAAATGAAGGCATAATCAGCAGTTCTTTCCCTTGGGATTTGATGAGTTCATCTGTGAATTAGCAAAATGCACCAAGTGGTTTACTGGGACCTTTAATACATTAATGTTGTGGATCATAGGTTTCCTAGGAGGAGCAATGCATTTCTCAGCATATTTTGTTAAACCGAGATAAGAAAACGTAATTCCCTGTACAAGATGCGCATTTTCCTGGGGCTCTATCATGAAAACTCTTGCTAGTCAGACTTCAGGAAACTTTCTAACTTTATACCTTGGCAATCAGAGCATGTAGTTGATTTTGTCTCATTCTTCTATTGGGAAAACAAGTATAGGTAATTAATTGCAAAATGGCACATATATCAATTTTTACAACTCACtcaattatatgtttttaaatatatctttagaaAATTCTCACTTGTTTGATGTGGAAAGGAACTTAAGAATATTCTTAGCCCTGGcataataaaaaattgaaaaagaaaatgattatcCATCAGGTAATACTAATCATCATTTAAAGTGCTGAAAGTGATGTATGCATTTCACAGAGAGACCTGAAATGCAATGCTGTGGTAAAAATGAAAACTCAGGGAACAATATGTGTAACATGAGAGTATTTAGATAAGTTTTAAAGGAAACTGCTTATGTATACATAGCATAAGGCTAACAtcataaaatattgaaaagataATGCATCCAGCAAATCCATGACAATGTTTCCCTTCAGACAACTAAGTGCAGGAGAAGACCATGCAGAAGTAGCAAAATAACTTCAAGttttatcaataataaatatGAGTTCTTCAGCATGTATTATTAAATATTCGTATTTTCATATGGGTAATGGGTAAAATGGTATTGATAATAATTGATAACCTAATACAACATTTATAAATAGCCTGGCAATAGTTCCCTCCACGGGCTATATGTTAATATACCCAAAATACTTATGTGTAGAAATTCTGATTTATTTGGTTCTAGGTTATGGCCAGCCCATCATTAAGCTTAAAAGATCGATAGGTAATTATAATGATCAACTTGCATTGATAACCagtgtttaatattttatatttataattcagtGTTATTTCTTACAGCAACCCTATGAGGTCAGTTTAATTAATATACCCCTTTTACAGAGGAGCAAACTACCCAGGTGTTGGCAATAGTGGTCTTTGTTCTTTTCCCTTTTGATCATTCCCAAGTTACatcattttttaatgcaaaaatagTTTTTTATGATATAGTGAATGTAAATTTAGGCAgtgtttataaaatagaaatgatcAGTTATACACATAGGAATCTAGTATGTCACAAAGGAATAAATATTGCGACA
The sequence above is a segment of the Myotis daubentonii chromosome 5, mMyoDau2.1, whole genome shotgun sequence genome. Coding sequences within it:
- the LOC132234189 gene encoding olfactory receptor 7E24-like, with amino-acid sequence MELKNLTRVSEFFLLGLSDDLDLQPLLLGLFLSMYLVAVLGNMLIILTVSSDSHLHTPMYFFLCNLSLADIGFISTTVPKMIVDIQTHSRVISYGGCLTQMSVFILFGCTDNILLTVMAYDRFVAICHPLHYSAIMNPRLCCFLVLVSFSSSLLDSQLHNLIVLQFTCFKDVKMSNFFCDPSQLLRLACCDTITNDIVMYFVGAIFGGVPLTGIFCSYYKIVSSILRVSSIGGKYKAFSTCGSHLSVVCLFYITGIGDYFGSTLLTSPRKDMLVSVMYTVVTPMLNPFIYSMRNRDIKSALWRLYSRII